A stretch of the Lolium perenne isolate Kyuss_39 chromosome 3, Kyuss_2.0, whole genome shotgun sequence genome encodes the following:
- the LOC139837931 gene encoding uncharacterized protein, which translates to MFADDCLMFFRANPDQATVIKNAISVFEKGSGQLLSVNKCSLLFSENCPEANQQAVRQIMEVVCDTFEDRYLGYPTPEGRMNKGKLQPSKDHLSKKLNNWVEKLMSTGAKDELIKSVAQAIPIHVMSTFKLPAGFHEDYMKQDASPSWHGTEHGITLIKEGIVSRIGNGKDVNIWRDNWLPRDYSLKVTHGKSRTRIRRVNQLLQPDGKSWNEVLVRKVCYSNDAECILNLKLPEHPCDDFVAWHYDPSGIFSVKSAYRLAYNLKNGVRWRAENSGEPDSSTKIWKITWRANVPKKVRIFGWRVACDNLATKRNKLRRTLEMDSICNICGREEEDNYHATVKCTKSSALIYEMRNTGTSRQNVRSHILELIGSRTYLSTRTKFKGAKC; encoded by the exons ATGTTTGCCGATGACTGTCTGATGTTTTTCCGTGCCAATCCTGATCAAGCTACTGTGATTAAAAATGCTATCTCAGTGTTTGAGAAGGGGTCTGGCCAACTGTTGAGTGTCAACAAATGTTCCCTGTTGTTTAGTGAGAACTGTCCTGAAGCAAATCAGCAAGCAGTTAGACAGATCATGGAAGTTGTCTGTGATACTTTTGAAGACAGATACCTTGGATATCCCACACCGGAGGGCCGTATGAATAAAGGTAAATTACAGCCATCCAAGGACCATCTCTCAAAGAAGCTCAATAACTGGGTTGAGAAACTAATGTCTACGGGAGCCAAAGACGAACTCATCAAATCAGTAGCTCAAGCAATCCCCATCCACGTCATGAGTACTTTCAAGTTGCCGGCTGGTTTCCATGAGGACTACATGAA ACAGGACGCCTCTCCTTCGTGGCATGGTACTGAACATGGTATCACCCTGATTAAAGAGGGCATCGTTTCTAGAATTGGTAATGGTAAGGATGTGAACATCTGGAGAGATAATTGGCTCCCAAGAGACTACAGCCTAAAGGTCACGCATGGGAAGTCAAGAACTAGGATTAGACGTGTTAACCAACTTCTGCAACCAGATGGGAAGTCCTGGAATGAAGTTTTGGTAAGGAAAGTGTGCTATAGCAATGACGCAGAGTGCATTCTGAAtctgaagcttccagagcacccatGTGACGACTTTGTGGCTTGGCACTATGACCCTTCAGGTATTTTCTCTGTCAAGAGCGCCTACAGACTAGCCTACAACCTGAAGAATGGTGTCAGGTGGCGTGCAGAAAATAGTGGTGAACCGGATAGTAGTACGAAGATTTGGAAAATAACCTGGAGAGCAAATGTTCCTAAGAAGGTGAGAATTTTTGGCTGGAGGGTAGCTTGTGACAACCTTGCAACTAAGAGAAACAAGCTTAGGAGAACCCTTGAAATGGACAGCATTTGTAATATTTGCGGTAGAGAAGAGGAGGACAACTACCATGCCACGGTCAAATGCACAAAATCAAGCGCACTAATATATGAGATGAGAAACACTGGAACCTCCCGCCAGAACGTGCGTTCTCATATACTGGAACTGATTGGCTccagaacctacttatcaactcgAACAAAATTCAAAGgagccaagtgttaa